CCCATCTTCCTACGGTCTTTTTTTATGACCGAACCCGATTTGCTGAAAGCAAATCGATGGTAGGTCAAACGCAACGAACACCAAATTTGCACGACCAGAGCAAGTGAACAAATTTGAGCTGTGAGACTGCGACATATACTTAGTAAAGCAGTACCCAATTAAGAAAGACCAATAAATTAGCTAAAATAGTTATGGAAGTAAACTTCTAAATTGTGAATAGGGACACAAATAATACTGATCGGTGGTGAGCATATGACACCTTTTATAAAGGTAATGGATTTAAATCGATAAACGGGAGGAGTATACGAAAAGTTTATGATGAATACATTACCAAAAGTAAAAATAGGAAAACTTAATTTTTTCCGTATTCCTTTCCGTAATTTTAAAATTACTGGAGGTAAGGAATATGGAGAACAGATTAAGATTAACTTGGAATATATACAATGGAGAAATAGCTATAGAAGAGCGGTATTGCCACAATTGTGGAAAGAAAGTTGAATTTAAGGATTCTCTAAGGAGAAGACAGAATGCAAATGGAAAAAATATATACCATTTTGCAATTTATAAATGCTTAAAAGGCCATTCATGGAATAAACAACTAGACATATTTAAAGCAAAACCGGGTCTAGAAAATGACTCTGAAGAATTTTTTGATCAAGAAAGTCAATTTGACGAAATTGTTATAGGGCAATTCAAGCAAGAGCGGATTACGAATGTAGAAATCTATATGAATACCTTACAGAAAAAAGTAAGAATCGATAAATTTCTATCTTCAAAAATTCAGGATATGACGAGAGAAAAGATTGTCGATCTCATTAACTTAGGTTTTATAAAAATTAATGATAAAGAGGTAAGGTCGAAAGCCAATTTAAAAGAAAAGGATGTCATAGACTTACTCATAAGTGAATTCTAGCAAGGAGGTGCCACAATGGTGAGAGGTCCAATTTTTTGGATTAGATTCAGAGGATAGCACAGAGATTGTGGCTATCCAATAAGAAAAAGCATTAATTTAAAAAAAAGTAGCCATGATGCTCTGATATTTACCCTCAAACAGTAAGTAGAAGGAGATTATGGATATGAAATTAAATAAATTAGAAAAAAGTAGAGTATTATTTTCTAAAAACATCGAAATATTTCGATGCGCTATTTGTAAGGATCATATGATGGTAAAGAATAACAATAGTTTGATTTGCAGCAATGGTCATTGCTTTGATATCTCTAGAAAAGGTTATGTGAATTTAATCAATAGAAGCAGCAATCAAGTTTATAATCAAGAATTGTTTGAAGCCAGAAATAAAATATACCTTAGGGGCTGCTATGACCCATTAACGAAGGAATTGATTCATTTAATCGAATTGTATCTACCGATGAATCATCAGAAATATATTTTAGATGCTGGATGTGGAGAAGGATACTATTTAAATCAAATATCTAAAGATAAAAAACTCTATGGTACATCAAACTTTGTAGGCATTGATCTATCAAAGGAAGGTATCCGTATGGCCACAAGGGGAAATAGCAAGATCCTTTGGTGTATTTCAGATTTAGCAAATATGCCCTTGAAAAGCGATAAAATGGATGTGATATTGAACATACTGTCCCCAGCCAATTACGAAGAATTTGTCAGGGTTTTGAAGAAGGATGGCATCGTAATTAAGGTGATTCCAGAACCTCAATATTTAAAAGAAATTCGGGCACTTTTAGGGGATCGAATAAAAAGAGACCATTATTCCAATGAAAATGTAATGAGGGTTTTTCAATCGCATTTAGGTTTGATCGCTGAGAAAAAATTGAACTATCAATGGGAGATTAATGAATCGGATTTAAGGAATTTAATAAAAATGACCCCCATGACATCAAGATTGACGGCAGAAGAAATAGAGACTTTAGTGATAAGAAAGATATCCAGTATTACCATCGATCTGAAAATTTTAGTGGGTCAATATAAATCGTAATGAATGAATTTATTGATAAATTATTATAAGGAGGGGAGAACCATGATCATTAGAGTAGCAACTTATTTTATTAGAATAAGAAAATAGTGCACGGTTTGTGACTATTGATAAATTTTTAAAATATGGTTTTTAATTTTATATTTTAAAGTAGTCGTAATCCCGTGCTATTTAAAAAAAGAAATATTAAATAGAAGGAGATTATGAATATGAACCAAAAAGGAATCGTCGTGGGATTAAACTTAAATAATAGAAATAACTTTGAGGAATCAATGGTGGAGCTGGAGAACCTATCTCTGGCTTGCGATATTCACATCGTAGGAAGGATCACACAGAATGCTCGAAAGGTAAATTCAGCCTATTATATTGGGAATGGAAAAATAGAAGAATTGATAGAACTTATATCAGAAAAAAATGCAGAGATCGTAATTTTTAATCATGAGCTATCGGGTTCACAGCTGAGAAATATTGAAGAAAAAGTCCAGTGTAGAGTTGCCGATAGGACAGCTTTAATATTAGATATCTTTGCACAGAGAGCAAAAACTAGAGAAGCAAAACTACAGGTAGAAGTAGCATGGCTTCAGTATGAGCTACCAAGGTTAGTCGGATCTAATGAAAATTTAGGCCGCCAAAGCGGAGGGGTAGGGACTAAAAACAGAGGTGCTGGAGAAAAGAAGATCGAGCTAGACCGTAGGAAAATAGAAGAGAGAATCGCTGCCTTAAATAAGGAGCTGGAAATATTAAAAGGACAGAGAACGACTCAGAGAAAAGAGCGAAAAGAATCGAATATTCCGAATGTAGCATTGGTAGGATATACCAATGCAGGAAAGTCGTCCATTATGAACGCCATGATGGATCAATCCCAGCATAAGGATAATAAAAAGGTTTTTGAAAAGGATATGTTATTTGCCACCCTAGAAACTTCTGTTCGACATATCAAAGTATCTGGCAATAAATCCTTTCTATTATCGGATACCGTCGGATTTGTAAGTGATTTACCCCATAATTTAGTGAAGGCTTTTCGTTCTACATTGGAGGAGGTATGTGAAGCTGATTTATTAATTCACGTTGTAGATATCTCCAACCCTCATTACGAAGCGCAAATCGATGTAACGAAGGAAACCTTAAAGCAAATAGGAGCCGACCATATCCCTGTAATCTATGCTTATAACAAAATCGATTTAGTGGATGAAACCTTGGAGCACAAGGAGGGAATCTATATTTCAGCGAAGAAAAATAGAGGCATCGAAAAACTGATCAACCTCATTTGTGATGAAGTATTCACGGACCGTATCCAATGCACAATGCTCA
Above is a genomic segment from Alkaliphilus oremlandii OhILAs containing:
- a CDS encoding DUF1062 domain-containing protein, which encodes MENRLRLTWNIYNGEIAIEERYCHNCGKKVEFKDSLRRRQNANGKNIYHFAIYKCLKGHSWNKQLDIFKAKPGLENDSEEFFDQESQFDEIVIGQFKQERITNVEIYMNTLQKKVRIDKFLSSKIQDMTREKIVDLINLGFIKINDKEVRSKANLKEKDVIDLLISEF
- a CDS encoding putative RNA methyltransferase; this encodes MKLNKLEKSRVLFSKNIEIFRCAICKDHMMVKNNNSLICSNGHCFDISRKGYVNLINRSSNQVYNQELFEARNKIYLRGCYDPLTKELIHLIELYLPMNHQKYILDAGCGEGYYLNQISKDKKLYGTSNFVGIDLSKEGIRMATRGNSKILWCISDLANMPLKSDKMDVILNILSPANYEEFVRVLKKDGIVIKVIPEPQYLKEIRALLGDRIKRDHYSNENVMRVFQSHLGLIAEKKLNYQWEINESDLRNLIKMTPMTSRLTAEEIETLVIRKISSITIDLKILVGQYKS
- the hflX gene encoding GTPase HflX, whose product is MNQKGIVVGLNLNNRNNFEESMVELENLSLACDIHIVGRITQNARKVNSAYYIGNGKIEELIELISEKNAEIVIFNHELSGSQLRNIEEKVQCRVADRTALILDIFAQRAKTREAKLQVEVAWLQYELPRLVGSNENLGRQSGGVGTKNRGAGEKKIELDRRKIEERIAALNKELEILKGQRTTQRKERKESNIPNVALVGYTNAGKSSIMNAMMDQSQHKDNKKVFEKDMLFATLETSVRHIKVSGNKSFLLSDTVGFVSDLPHNLVKAFRSTLEEVCEADLLIHVVDISNPHYEAQIDVTKETLKQIGADHIPVIYAYNKIDLVDETLEHKEGIYISAKKNRGIEKLINLICDEVFTDRIQCTMLIPYDDVKAVPYFNQNANVLDTAYVNEGTVLNMECTQMDFYKYKKYVITQ